The genomic DNA AGCAGCGCGAGAAGAGACGTCGGACCTAGTCGCTCGCTACGTCGAGCTGACGGGCATCGTGCAGGGTGTAGGCTTCCGCCCTTTTGTGTACAACCTGGCACTGGGTCACGGACTGCGCGGCTGGGTGCGCAACACGTCAGCCAGCGTTCAGGTGTACGTTGAGGGGGCGCCCGCGCAGGTGGACGCCTTTGTCGGTGAACTGCGCAGCAAAGCCCCGCCCCTGGCGCGGATCGAAAGCGTTACCGTTCAGGCGTGTACACTGCAGGGAGCGGAGCGGTTTGTCATTGAGGAAAGCCTCCCTCAGCCGGGGGCCTATCAGCTCGTGTCGCCGGACATCGCCACGTGCGCCGACTGCCGGCGTGAGCTGTTCGATCCGCAGGACCGAAGGTACGGCTACCCCTTCATCAACTGCACCAACTGTGGACCGCGCTTTACGATCATCGAGGACATTCCTTACGACCGGCCCAACACGACCATGAGCGAGTTTACCATGTGCCCGGAGTGCCGGGCCGAGTATGAGGACCCCGCAAACAGACGTTTTCACGCCCAGCCGAACGCCTGTCCGGTGTGCGGGCCGCACCTGCAGTTGATTGACAAGGCCGGCGCTCCGCTCCAGCAGGCGCAGCAGTCGGCCGAGGGTGGGGACCTGGCGATGATCAGGGAGGCGGTGCGGCTGCTCAAGGAGGGCCGCATCCTGGCGATCAAGGGCCTGGGGGGATACCAGCTCGCCTGCGATGGTAGAAACGAGGAGGCGGTGTGCCTCCTGCGTTCACGGAAGAAGCGGCCAGCCAAACCCTTCGCACTAATGATCGAGTCGGTGGGGGAGATACGCCGCCGCTGCCAGGTCAGTGACAGCGAAGAGCGGTTGCTGACATCGCCTGCGGCACCCATCGTGCTCCTTCGCCAGAAGCTGCCCACGGACATTGCACCGGGGGTGGCACCGCAGAACAACTACCTTGGAGTGATGCTGCCCTGCACGCCGCTGCATCATCTGCTGATGCGCGAGGCAGACCGTCCCCTGGTGATGACCAGCGGCAATCTCTCGGAGGAGCCCATCTGCAGCCAGAACGATGAGGCTCTGCAGCGGCTGGGCCACCTGGCCGACGCCTTTCTCGTGCATAACCGCGGCATACACTCACGCTATGATGACAGCGTGTGGATGGTTCCGGCTTCCGTGGGGCCTCAGCCCATCCGTCGCGCCCGTGGCTACGCTCCCAATCCAGTGCGGCTCAACGGTCCTATGCCCCGGGTTCTGGCCCTCGGCGCTGAACTGAAGAACACCTTCTGTCTGACTCGCGACCACTACGCCTTTGTCAGTCAGCACATCGGGGACCTGGAGAACCTGGAGACCCTGGAGCACCTGACGGCCACCATCGAGCTCTATGAACGACTGTTTCGTTTCACCCCCGAGGTCGTCGCCTGCGACCTGCATCCGGACTATCTGGCAACGCAGTACGCGCAGGAGCGTGCCAGGGAGCAGGGTCTGCCGCTCATTCCGGTACAGCATCATCTGGCTCACATTGCCAGTTGCCTGGCCGACAACAACTGGCCTGCGGACGGCCCACCGGTCATCGGCGTGGCACTGGACGGCACCGGACTGGGCGGCGATGGTCGGATTTGGGGCGGCGAGTTTCTGATTGCCGATTGCCATTCGGCGAGACGCTTTGGACACCTGGAGTATCTGCCCCTGCCGGGAGGCGACTCGGCCACGCGCAAACCCTATCGCATTGCTCTGGCCTACCTGCAGGCACTGCTGGGAGAGGTGCCTCATGTGCCTGCCCTCGAGGCCGTGCCGCGGGAGGAGCTGGAGAACATACAACGCATGGTGGCGGGCAGTGTGAACACACCGTTGACCTCTTCCTGCGGGCGCCTCTTTGACGCCGTGAGCGCACTGCTTGGCGTTTGCTCGGCAACGAGCTACGATGCACAGGCCGCCATCGAGTTGGAAATGGCTGTCGGGGACATTGACGCGGCACAGGTTGCCCCGTACGCGTTTGGCCTGGACACGACCCCAGAGGGCGGCATGCTGCGCCTCCAGCCGCTCTTCCAGGGGCTGATCACTGACCTGCTGGCTGGTGTCGGCGTACCTACGATGTCAGTACGATTCCATCGCACGGTCTCAGCGATGGTGACGGCAATGGCCAGTCTGATTCGCGAACAGCACCAGGTAGACACCGTCGCATTGTCGGGCGGCTGTTTCCAGAACCGGCTGCTGTTGCGCCTGTGTGTCGAAAGCCTGCGGGCAGAACGCTTCGATGTGCTCGTGCACCATCAGGTGCCAAGCAACGACGGCGGAATCTCACTCGGCCAGGCAATTGTCGCTGGCCTGCGGATGGCCGGGGCATCCCGGCAGAAACGGGTCCTCTAAGGAGTCTCTATGATGTGTCTGGCAGTACCAACCAGGATAATCAGCATTGACGGTCAGATGGCGGAGGTCGACATAGGCGGCGTGGGGGCGAGGATCAGCATCGCGCTGACGCCAGCAGCCAAGGCTGGTGACTATGTGCTTGTTCACACCGGCTTTGCCATTGAAGTCCTTGACGAGGCCGAGGCGCTGGAGACCCTGCAGATGCTGAAAGAGATGCAGGACTCGGCGCAGCCGGCGCCAGGGTGCTCCACGGCGGGTCAGCGGTGAAGTTCCTCGACGAGTTCCGCGATCCAGTCCTGGCGCGCAAGCTGCTGGTTGCCCTGGAGTGCCGCGCCACGAGGCCGGTTCGCTTCATGGAGTTCTGCGGGGGGCACACGCACGCCATTCTCCGCTCGGGCCTGAGGCAGTTGCTGCCAGCCAACATTCGGCTGTCGTCAGGGCCGGGGTGCCCGGTGTGCGTCACGGCCAGCTCGGACATTGACCGGGCCATCACGTTGGCCAGACAACCAGGTGTGATCCTGGCCACGTTTGGCGATATGATTCGAGTGCCGGGAGGAAGGCCACGCGGTCAGATCAACAGCCTTCAAGAGGCCAGAGCCGTCGGAGCGGATGTGCGCATCGTGTACTCGACTCTCGATGCGCTCGACATCGCCCGGTCGAACCCTGCCCGCGAGGTGATCTTCCTGGGCGTGGGGTTTGAGACCACCGCGCCAACAATCGCCGCCGCTGTTGTTCAGGCCGAGTCCGAACGACTGCCCAACTTTTCGGTCTTGTCCCTGCACAAGCTCACGCCACCGGCGACCAGGGCCATTCTGGATGCGGGTGAGGTCCAACTATCGGGCATCATCGGCCCGGGCCATGTCACGTCGATCATCGGCGCCAGGGCGTGGCAGTTCTTGCCTGAGGAGTATGGCATGCCCTGCGCCGTCTCCGGTTTTGAACCGCTGGACATTCTGCAGGCTGTGGCCGCGCTGGTGGAGATGGCTATGGCGGGCAAACCGGCCGTCAGCAACCAATACGGCCGTGGGGTCAAACCAGAGGGCAACGTCGTCGCGCAAGAGCTGTTGAAGCGGGTGTTTCACATCGTGCCAGCCGAATGGCGCGGGCTGGGCGTCGTTGGTGACAGCGGACTGGCCCTGCGAGACGAATACCGCTCCTTCGACGCCCTGGGCCGTTTCCCTCTGCCAGTAGAGGCCAGTCAGGAACCTGTGGGCTGCCGCTGTGGCGATGTGCTGCGCGGGGTGATTGCGCCTCCCGAGTGTCCTCTCTTTGGGCGGGTGTGCACCCCTGATGATCCAGTGGGGCCCTGCATGGTCTCTGGCGAGGGCGCCTGCGCGGCATTCCTCCAGTACGGAGTGTGACGGATGAGCGATTCCTTTGTTGTGCTGGCGCATGGCAGCGGCGGCCGGCTAACACACGATCTTATCCGCGAGGTCTTTGCCCGGCATTTCCGCAGCCCGCTGCTGGCCACACAGGATGACTCTGCCGTATGGTCGCCTGTGGTGCCAAAAGGGGCACGGCTGGCCATGACTACGGACAGCTATGTTGTTCAACCTCTGTTCTTTCCCGGTGGTGACATTGGCCAGCTGGCCGTCTGTGGCACGGTCAATGACCTGGCGATGGTCGGGGCGCGACCACTCTACCTGAGCGCCGGGTTCATTCTGGAGGAGGGCCTGTCCTTTGCCGACCTGGAGCGGGTCGTGCAGTCGATGGCGCGCTCTGCAACGGACTCGGGTGTGGAGATCGTCACGGGCGACACGAAGGTAGTGGATCGCGGCAGGGCGGGTGGCGATGGGCTGTTCATCAACACAGCCGGCGTCGGGATCGTGCCGCCGGGGATCAGCCTGTCTGGGGCCAATGCCAGGGTGGGCGACCGGGTGATTCTGAGCGGTCCCATCGGAATGCACGGGATGGCTATCATGACGCTTCGTGAAGGCCTGCGTTTCTCGCTGCCCCTGGAAAGCGACTGCGCCCCGCTGAACGGGCTCGTAGAGACTATGCTCGAGGCCGGCCCGAGCATCCGCTGCCTGAGAGACCCCACCCGTGGGGGACTGGCCACTACGCTCAATGAAATCGCCGGGCAGAGCAGAGTGGGTATCGAAGTAGACGAAGGGAGTATTCCCGTACCGGAGGCAGTCCGCGCTGCCTGCGAGCTTCTCGGTCTCGATGCGCTCTATGTGGCCAACGAGGGCAAGTTGGTCGCCATTGTTCCGGCGGCCGACGAAGAGCGCGTTCTTGAGGCGATGCGCGGGCACCCCCTCGGACAGCAGGCAACCTCTATCGGACGGGTCGTTTCAGACCATGCCGGACGCGTCGTGCTTGCGACCACGCTGGGCGCCCGCCGTGTCCTGGATATGCTGTCGGGGGCTCTGTTGCCGCGTATTTGTTAGGAGCGGATCCGGACCGCTGTTGCCCCAGCGCGCCTAACCATGGAAAGAAAAGAACGGCTCAGCGTCAGGCTGAGCCGTTCTCTTTGTGCTCTGCTCAGGAAGCGGTAGAAGTGCGGCGGAACAGCTTGCCCAGATCGCCCTTTTCCCAGACCACCAGCAATGGCACGGCGATGAACAGCGAGGAGTAGGTGCCGCTGATCATGCCGATCAAGAGAGTGGCGACAAAGTGGCGAATGGTCACACCGCCGAAGAACAGGATGGCAAACAGAATGAAGAAGGCGTTCAACTGGGTGGCCAGCGACCGATGCAGGGTCTCCAGAAGGCTGCGGTTGACGATGAGCTCATAGGGCTCGCCGCGCCGCTTCGGAATGTTCTCGCGGATGCGGTCGAACACAACGATGGTATCCTGCACCGAAAAGCCCGTGACCGTCAGCATGGCGGTGAGGAACAGAGCGTCGGCCTCCCAACCCAGCAGCAGTCCCAGAATGGAGAAGGCGCCCAGCGTCACGAGGACATCGTGAAAGGTCGCGATGGTGGCACACAGGCCGTAGCGCAGCGCGTGCGGCACCTTGCGCCAAGCAACGATGATGAAACCCATGATGGCGATGGCTGCGGCAGCGATGGCAATGGCAGCGCTGCGCGTTGTCTCGCGGCCCACCGTGGGCCCGACCTGGTCAAAGCGCAGCTCGGTGGACGGGCCGAACTGGGTCGTGAGCTCGTCCTTGATGGCCGCCTTTTCACCCTCAGCCAGTTCTTTCGCGCGGATGAGCACCGTGAGCTCGTCGGTAGTCGTCTGCACCACCGTGTCGCCGTACCCCCGGTTGACAAACACCTGGCGTACAGCCGCTGGTGCTACTGGCTGTTCGAACCTCAGCTCCCACAGCGAGCCGCCTTTGAAATCGATGCTAAGGAGAAGCGGGCTGCCAAACCGCACCCAGGAGATGCCCATGGCAATCAGGCCCGGGATAATGACCAGAGCGGAGATGAGGAAGTACCACTTGCGCTTGCCGACGATGTCAGTCATGTAGCCTCCCGATTCCTAAAGGCCGATCAGCCATTTGCTCTCGCGCAGCTTCTCGCCGCCGAGGGCATAGAGGGCGCGGATGATGGTGCGGGTGACCGTGATGGCGGTGAACATACTGACGAGCACGCCGAGGAACAGGGTCACGGCAAAGCCTTTGACCATACTAGCACCATAGTTGCTGCCAAACCAGTAGAGGATACCGCAGGTAATAAAGGTCGACATGTTCGAGTCGCGGATGGAGGTCCAGGCTCGATCGAATCCTGCCTGGATTGCCGAGCTGAATCGCTTGCCCTGACGCAGCTCTTCCTTCATACGCTCAAAGATGAGGATGTTGGCGTCCACTGCTGTGCCAATGGAAAAGAGGAAGCCAGCGATACCAGGCAGAGTCAGTGTCACCGGGATTAGCTTGAACAGGGCAAAGGTGATTAGCGCATAGATGATCAGCGCGATGTCGGCTACCAGCCCGTGCAGTCGGTAGTACACCAGCATGAACACAAGCACAATGATCACGCCGATGGAACCGGCACGAGTGCTCTTGGCCACCGAATCCTGGCCCAGGGTAGGGCCGACGCTGCGGTTCTGAATCACCTTGAGCGGGACGGGCAGCGCGCCGTAACGCAACTGGACGACGATGCTGCGGGCTGCCGCGAGCTCAAAGTCACCGGTGATTCGCCCCGAGGCTTCGGTAATCGCGGTCTCGATCTTGGGGCAGGAAATGACCACGCCGTCCATCACAATGGCCAGGTAGCTGCCAATGTGCGAGCCGGTATGCGCGGCAAAGATCTTGCCGCCATCGTCAGTCAACTGGAATTGGATCTCCGGTCGGCCGTACTCGTCCTGGCCGACCTGGGCAGTCTTCAGGTGCTGGCCGGTGATGACCGTGCGGAAGATGCGGATGCTTGGAGTTGGGCTCGGCGTAGGCTCTGCGGTGACAGTTGGGGTCACACCTTCGGTGGCGCCGACCGCAGGCGTAGCAGAGGGAACGGGCGTGGCTGTGGCAGCGATAGTCGGCGTCGCAGTGATCACAGGCGCAGGAGTCGGAATGCCAAACTCGCCTGTCTCGCGGTAACTGCTGCGCACAACGGTTCCTGGCGTCAGGAACGTAGTGCCGGCGTCGATGAACTCGAGCAGACCGGTTTGCCGAAGGGTCGAAATGGCCAGGTCCGGATCCTGAATACCGGGCAGCTCGACCACGATGCGATCCGGCGGCGCCAATTGAACCAGAGGCTCGGTTACGCCAAGGCCGTTGACGCGGCTCTCAACGATGGCTTTGGCTGCCGCCAGCGCGTCCGAGTCAATAGTCTGGCCAGGGGCGGGGTCGGCGGCCAAGACCACCTGCATGCCGCCCTGGAGGTCGAGGCCACTGTGTATCTTGATAGCGCGGTCGATATTGATCGGGCCAAAGTGAATGCTCAGGCCCGGATTGCCGGGCCAGACAACCCAGATGGCCAGGCCAGCCAGGATAATGATAAGCATCAACAGTGTCAGGTCGCGTTGCTGCATCTACTTCCTCCACAGCCTTCACAAGGCACATAAATGCCACACCCGGGCCGGGTGTGGCCGGCGCGCCGCGCGCACATTCGGCTATTCTAATCCGCGCTCAGAGTGCTGTCAAATTGACTCGAGGGTGGACAGGTAGGCTACTACCCCGTCCAGGACCTGCTCGGGGGTTAGATCATCGGTGAGGACGTACAGGTCGCAGTGGGCCCTGGCATGGGCGAGGCGCTGGCGCTCGATGTCGTTGTAGTGAGGTACATAGTGGTGTTCTCCCCGCCGCGTTGTCACTTCATCTGAGGCGTCCAGGAAAATCAACACATCGGGCCTGGAAATGGCCTGCCACATATAGGGCACGTCAGAGTGTTCCTGTACGCACTCGTGCACCTCATAGCCCAAGAGCCGCAGACCCTTGGCCAGGGTGCTCTTACCGCTGCCGCAGACGCCTACCAGGACCACTCTCATCACACTCTGCCTCAGAATGGGGGCATGGGAAAGCGCATGGCCAGGCGACGCGCCGGGTCGACGGAGGTTCGGGATAGCAGCCCGAGGACCAGCACGCTCATGTCATCGTGGGGCCGGCCCTGATCGCGCGCCATGGCTTCGGCGAGAAGCGCATCGGCGAGCGCCGCCGGCGAAGCGATGCCTTGCTCGAGCCTCGTCGATAACCAGTCAGCCAGCGCGAACCCGGCACCGTTGTGTTGGCCTGCCTCCAGGATGCCGTCGGTGAACAGTATCAGCCAGGTCGGCGCGAGCAGGGGCAGCTCGAGAATGACGGGCTTGGTGCGCGCATGGATGCCGATCGCCTCGCTGGGCTCATCCCACACACGCAACCTGGTGCCGTCAACGATGAGTGCCGGGCAGTGGGTGTTGCGCGACAGAACCAGTGTCCTGGTCTCGAGGTCGAGGGAGGCGATGGCCAGCTCGCAGGAGACCTGTCCCTGACGGTGAGTGCGCAGATAGTCGTGCGTCGCACGGGCAGCCGCCCCGTCGCGGACTCCTTCCGCCAGCAGCGTGATGGCCTTGCGTGCCACCAGGCTGCTGATGACCTTGGCGGCCCGACCGCTCTGTTGCCCATCGGCCAGCACGAGAGACAGGCCGCCATGCGGCCTCTCCGTCACCTCGAGTGTGTCGCCGCTTTCGCTGACCGCATACTTGCTGACTTTGGCGGCACCCACCTGCAGTTCGAGCTCGCTATCGACTGTCTGCCTGACCATCCTGCCTTTCCTCGAAGGACATATGATTCCGGTTCCGGACGTTCGTTAACCTGATTATAGCCTCGCGCCCGGGGCCGCAGAAACGCAGCCAGATCAACCGCCGGCGGTGCGCGCCAGGAAAAGGCTGGCGGTTTGACGATTCGCGCGTTGCCCTATAGAATGGTAATTGATAGGGACACAGCCGCCCCTCATTCCTCGCTGAAGCGGACAACACATGCTCGGAAGCTGAGGAGTGGGGGTTGTTTTTGTTGGACAGGAGACAAGGGCGTAGTTGATGCGCATCGGCATTGACGCTCGGCTCGTTTTCTACAGGCAAGCGGGAATTAGCCAGTACACAGTGCGGTTGCTGGAGGAGCTGGCGCAGGTTGATCCTGCGGTGCAGTATGTGGTGCTGCAGAGTCGCAAGGACCAAACCAGGCTGGCGGATCGGCCGAACCTGTTGAGGCGCAGCCTCTGGACTCCGCCCCATCATCGCGCCGAGCAGTTGTTGTTGCCGCTCGAGCTCGCCACGCTTGACCTGGACGTGCTCCATAGCCCGGACTTTATCCCTCCGTTCCGTCGCAACTGCAAGTCCGTAATCACCATCCACGACCTGAACTTTTTGATGTACCCGCACTTTCTCACCCCGGAGAGCGCTCGTTACTATGGGCAGATCGACCAGGCAGTGCGGAGCTGTGACCACATCATCGCCGTGTCAGAGTGCACCAAGAGGGACGTGATCCGCCTGACGGGTGCGCAGGAAAACAAGATCACCGTGGTCTACGAGGCGGCTCATCCTCTGTACCGGCCGCTCAATGACCCGGCCTTTTCGGCCGAGGTCAAGCGCCGCAACGGACTGGAACGCGACTTTGTTCTGTTTGTGAGCACCATCGAGCCGCGCAAGAATGTTCCGACGTTGCTGATGGCATTCCGGCAACTGCTGGACGACTATCGCCCGGAGGTAGACCTGGTGCTGGGCGGCGAGAAGGGCTGGCTGTTCGAAGAGGTCTTTGCCCTGGTAGACAAACTGCAGCTAAAAGACAGGGTGCGCTTTGTCGGCAAAGTAACTCCGGAGGACTTGCTCGGCCTTTACAACGCCGCCAAGATCCTGGTTCATCCCGCTTTCTACGAAGGCTTTGGCCTCCCGCCGTTGGAGGCGATGGCCTGCGGCACGCCGGTGGTTGTGTCCAACACCTCCTCTCTTCCGGAGGTGGTGGGCGATGCCGCTCTGCTCGTGGATCCGAGCGACGTGGAAGGCCTGACTGTGGCGATGTGGCGAGTGTTGAGCGATGCGACTCTGCGCAAAAAGATGATCGACAAAGGACTGAAGCGGGCCCGCCAGTTCTCGTGGAGGAAGGCGGCGGAAGAAACGTTGGAGGTCTACCGACGCCTGGCCGGCGAGAGGCCAACGCACCAACAGCGGGGACCGTCAACACCAACGCCAGATTCTGGCACCGTGCGCACCTAGTTGGAGCCTATGACCAAGCGGATTCTGTTCCTTACACCGCAGCTCCCCTTTCCCCCGCAGCAGGGCACCGCCATTCGCAACTGGAACCTGATGGTGCAGGCGGCCGCGCGCAATGAGGTGCACCTGCTGTCATTCAGCGATGGTGAGCCTTCCCCGGAGCAGCTGGCAGCCGTGAACAGCATTTGTGCGAGCGTGCGTATCGTTCCGACTCCGAGCCGTACCCATATGCAGCGTCTGAGCACGACGCTGTTCTCGCCGCTGCCGGACCTGGCCCTCCGGCTGCGGTCGTCAGCTCTCAAGCAAGAGTTGGAGCAGGCGCTCGCCGCGGTCAAGCCTGACCTGCTGCAGGTTGAGGGACTCGAGATGGCCACGGAGGTCGCTGAAACCGCCCCGGCCAGGCTGCTGTACGATGCCCACAACGCTGAGTACCTGCTGCAGAAGCGGATGTCTGTGGCTGATGCCGCCCACTTACGGCGGTGGCCCGGGGCGCTCTATTCGTTCC from Chloroflexi bacterium ADurb.Bin180 includes the following:
- the hypF gene encoding Carbamoyltransferase HypF → MDHRAAREETSDLVARYVELTGIVQGVGFRPFVYNLALGHGLRGWVRNTSASVQVYVEGAPAQVDAFVGELRSKAPPLARIESVTVQACTLQGAERFVIEESLPQPGAYQLVSPDIATCADCRRELFDPQDRRYGYPFINCTNCGPRFTIIEDIPYDRPNTTMSEFTMCPECRAEYEDPANRRFHAQPNACPVCGPHLQLIDKAGAPLQQAQQSAEGGDLAMIREAVRLLKEGRILAIKGLGGYQLACDGRNEEAVCLLRSRKKRPAKPFALMIESVGEIRRRCQVSDSEERLLTSPAAPIVLLRQKLPTDIAPGVAPQNNYLGVMLPCTPLHHLLMREADRPLVMTSGNLSEEPICSQNDEALQRLGHLADAFLVHNRGIHSRYDDSVWMVPASVGPQPIRRARGYAPNPVRLNGPMPRVLALGAELKNTFCLTRDHYAFVSQHIGDLENLETLEHLTATIELYERLFRFTPEVVACDLHPDYLATQYAQERAREQGLPLIPVQHHLAHIASCLADNNWPADGPPVIGVALDGTGLGGDGRIWGGEFLIADCHSARRFGHLEYLPLPGGDSATRKPYRIALAYLQALLGEVPHVPALEAVPREELENIQRMVAGSVNTPLTSSCGRLFDAVSALLGVCSATSYDAQAAIELEMAVGDIDAAQVAPYAFGLDTTPEGGMLRLQPLFQGLITDLLAGVGVPTMSVRFHRTVSAMVTAMASLIREQHQVDTVALSGGCFQNRLLLRLCVESLRAERFDVLVHHQVPSNDGGISLGQAIVAGLRMAGASRQKRVL
- the hypC gene encoding Hydrogenase isoenzymes formation protein HypC, whose amino-acid sequence is MMCLAVPTRIISIDGQMAEVDIGGVGARISIALTPAAKAGDYVLVHTGFAIEVLDEAEALETLQMLKEMQDSAQPAPGCSTAGQR
- the hypD gene encoding Hydrogenase expression/formation protein HypD, which produces MKFLDEFRDPVLARKLLVALECRATRPVRFMEFCGGHTHAILRSGLRQLLPANIRLSSGPGCPVCVTASSDIDRAITLARQPGVILATFGDMIRVPGGRPRGQINSLQEARAVGADVRIVYSTLDALDIARSNPAREVIFLGVGFETTAPTIAAAVVQAESERLPNFSVLSLHKLTPPATRAILDAGEVQLSGIIGPGHVTSIIGARAWQFLPEEYGMPCAVSGFEPLDILQAVAALVEMAMAGKPAVSNQYGRGVKPEGNVVAQELLKRVFHIVPAEWRGLGVVGDSGLALRDEYRSFDALGRFPLPVEASQEPVGCRCGDVLRGVIAPPECPLFGRVCTPDDPVGPCMVSGEGACAAFLQYGV
- the hypE gene encoding Hydrogenase expression/formation protein HypE, with the protein product MSDSFVVLAHGSGGRLTHDLIREVFARHFRSPLLATQDDSAVWSPVVPKGARLAMTTDSYVVQPLFFPGGDIGQLAVCGTVNDLAMVGARPLYLSAGFILEEGLSFADLERVVQSMARSATDSGVEIVTGDTKVVDRGRAGGDGLFINTAGVGIVPPGISLSGANARVGDRVILSGPIGMHGMAIMTLREGLRFSLPLESDCAPLNGLVETMLEAGPSIRCLRDPTRGGLATTLNEIAGQSRVGIEVDEGSIPVPEAVRAACELLGLDALYVANEGKLVAIVPAADEERVLEAMRGHPLGQQATSIGRVVSDHAGRVVLATTLGARRVLDMLSGALLPRIC
- a CDS encoding preprotein translocase subunit SecF, with the protein product MTDIVGKRKWYFLISALVIIPGLIAMGISWVRFGSPLLLSIDFKGGSLWELRFEQPVAPAAVRQVFVNRGYGDTVVQTTTDELTVLIRAKELAEGEKAAIKDELTTQFGPSTELRFDQVGPTVGRETTRSAAIAIAAAAIAIMGFIIVAWRKVPHALRYGLCATIATFHDVLVTLGAFSILGLLLGWEADALFLTAMLTVTGFSVQDTIVVFDRIRENIPKRRGEPYELIVNRSLLETLHRSLATQLNAFFILFAILFFGGVTIRHFVATLLIGMISGTYSSLFIAVPLLVVWEKGDLGKLFRRTSTAS
- a CDS encoding preprotein translocase subunit SecD, producing MQQRDLTLLMLIIILAGLAIWVVWPGNPGLSIHFGPINIDRAIKIHSGLDLQGGMQVVLAADPAPGQTIDSDALAAAKAIVESRVNGLGVTEPLVQLAPPDRIVVELPGIQDPDLAISTLRQTGLLEFIDAGTTFLTPGTVVRSSYRETGEFGIPTPAPVITATPTIAATATPVPSATPAVGATEGVTPTVTAEPTPSPTPSIRIFRTVITGQHLKTAQVGQDEYGRPEIQFQLTDDGGKIFAAHTGSHIGSYLAIVMDGVVISCPKIETAITEASGRITGDFELAAARSIVVQLRYGALPVPLKVIQNRSVGPTLGQDSVAKSTRAGSIGVIIVLVFMLVYYRLHGLVADIALIIYALITFALFKLIPVTLTLPGIAGFLFSIGTAVDANILIFERMKEELRQGKRFSSAIQAGFDRAWTSIRDSNMSTFITCGILYWFGSNYGASMVKGFAVTLFLGVLVSMFTAITVTRTIIRALYALGGEKLRESKWLIGL
- the spoIIE gene encoding Stage II sporulation protein E, translating into MVRQTVDSELELQVGAAKVSKYAVSESGDTLEVTERPHGGLSLVLADGQQSGRAAKVISSLVARKAITLLAEGVRDGAAARATHDYLRTHRQGQVSCELAIASLDLETRTLVLSRNTHCPALIVDGTRLRVWDEPSEAIGIHARTKPVILELPLLAPTWLILFTDGILEAGQHNGAGFALADWLSTRLEQGIASPAALADALLAEAMARDQGRPHDDMSVLVLGLLSRTSVDPARRLAMRFPMPPF
- the mshA_7 gene encoding D-inositol 3-phosphate glycosyltransferase is translated as MRIGIDARLVFYRQAGISQYTVRLLEELAQVDPAVQYVVLQSRKDQTRLADRPNLLRRSLWTPPHHRAEQLLLPLELATLDLDVLHSPDFIPPFRRNCKSVITIHDLNFLMYPHFLTPESARYYGQIDQAVRSCDHIIAVSECTKRDVIRLTGAQENKITVVYEAAHPLYRPLNDPAFSAEVKRRNGLERDFVLFVSTIEPRKNVPTLLMAFRQLLDDYRPEVDLVLGGEKGWLFEEVFALVDKLQLKDRVRFVGKVTPEDLLGLYNAAKILVHPAFYEGFGLPPLEAMACGTPVVVSNTSSLPEVVGDAALLVDPSDVEGLTVAMWRVLSDATLRKKMIDKGLKRARQFSWRKAAEETLEVYRRLAGERPTHQQRGPSTPTPDSGTVRT